In the genome of Candidatus Limnocylindria bacterium, the window TGGCCAAGAGAAGAACCTCACGACCGCGGCGATCGCGCGCATGAATCTCGTACTTCACGGCATCGAGGACTTTCAAATCGTGCGCGAAGATACCCTTCGCAGTCCGGCGTTTATGGATTCAAGCACCGGCGGCCTCGCGACCTTCGATTGCGTTCTTGCCAATCCTCCGTTCTCGCTTAAGGAGTGGGGCTTCGAGGTTTGGGAGAAGGATCCTTGGGGTCGCGCCGTCTTTGGCATGCCTCCAGACAGCTACGGCGACTACGCCTGGGTCCAGCACATGGTCGCGTCCATGGCGCCGGGCACCGGCCGCATGGCCGTGGTTCTCCCGCAGGGCGCGCTCTTCCGCAAAGGCGCTGAGGGGCGCATTCGCCAAAAGCTCCTTGAGCAGGATCTCGTCGAGGCCGTGATTGGGTTGGCACCCAACCTGTTCTACGGCACTGGTCTCGCTGGGTGTGTTGTTCTCCTCAGACGGGCGAAGCCAAAGCGAGAGAAGGGGAGAGTTCTCATCGTTGACGCGTCAACCCTGTTCCGGAAGGGGCGAGCACAGAACCACTTGGAGCCAGTCCACGCTGCTCAGATCGTCGAGTGGGTGCGCGCGTTCGAGACCATTGAGAATCGGACCAAGGTCGTCAGCGTCGAGGAGATCAAGCGCGAGGATTGGACGTTCAGCATCTCTCGGTACGTGAGCGCGGCACCCGACGAGACCACGCCGCCTTTGCGAGAGGCTGTCGCGGTGCTCAAGGTGGCTGTGGCTGAGTGTCGGGTCGTGGAAGATCGCTGGCGTGAAGCGCTGACGACGGGAGGTTGGCTCAAATGAGCAAGGCCGCTGAACGCCTGAGCCAACAAGAACTCGAATCGTATCTCTGGGGTGTCGCTACGCTCCTCCGCGGTCTAATCGACGCGGGTGACTACAAGCAGTACGTGTTTCCCCTGCTCTTCTTCAAGCGTCTGTCCGATGTGTGGGATGAGGATTATGAAAACGCGCTGAACGAGACTGGTGACGACGCCTACGCACGGGCGACCGCGAAGGAGCGCTTTGACATTCCGCTTGGGGCGCACTGGTCCGACGTTCGGGCAGCGCCGCGTGACGTAGGCCGCGCACTTGTCAATGCATTCCGCGCGATTGAGACGGCAAATTCCGAGCGCCTAGCTGGCATCTTCGGTAACGCTGCCTGGACCGACAAGGCCCAGATGCCCGATGCAACTCTGAAGAATCTTATGGAGCATCTCTCGAAGCAGTGCCTCGGTCTCGCAGTGGTACCCGAGGACCAGCTCGGCAACGCGTACGAGTACCTCATCAAGCAATTCGCCGACGACAGCGGGCACACCGCGCAGGAGTTCTACACGAACCGGACGCTCGTGCATCTGATGACGCAGATGCTCGAGCCCAAGCCGGGCGAGCGTGTCTACGACCCGACCGTGGGGACGGGCGGCATGCTCATCTCCGCACTCGCGGAAGTAAGACGCCGCGGTGGCGACCCACGGACGCTTGGCCTCTATGGCCAAGAGCTCATCAACATCACCGCGGCGATTGCCCGTATGAACCTGGTCCTTCACGGCGTCGAGGATTTCAGGATCGCCGTTGGGAACACCCTGAGCAGTCCCGCGTTCGTCGAGCGTGATCGTCTGATGACCTTTGACGTAGTCTTGGCCAACCCTCCGTATTCGATCAAGAAATGGAACCGCGAGGCATGGCAGAACGACGCGTGGGGACGTAACTCCTTGGGCACGCCGCCGCAGGGGCGCGCCGACTACGCGTTTCTCCAGCACATCCTTAGGAGCATGGATGCGAATTCGGGCCGCTGCGCGATTCTCTTCCCCCACGGTGTGCTGTTCCGGAACGAGGAGGCTGAGATGCGGCGGAAGTTGGTCGAGTCGGACCTTCTTGAATGTGTGCTCGGTCTCGGCCCGAACCTCTTCTACAACTCGCCGATGGAAGCCTGCATCGTCATCTGCCGGACTAGGAAGGGGGAGGAGAGGCGCCATAAGGTCCTCTTCATCGACGCGGTCCACGAGGTCGCCCGCGAGCGGGCTCTTAGCTTCCTAACCTCGGCCAATCAGAAACGAATCCTCGATGCGTATGCCAAATTTCTCGACGAGCCAGGATTCGCGAGGGTTGCCACAACCAAAGAGATCCTCGACAAGAACGCGAATCTCTCTATTCCTCGTTACGTGAAACCCGTCAGCAGTGGCGTGCCGGCTGACCATGAATCTCTGGCCTCAGCCTGGCTCGCGTTCGAAACGAGTGGACGAGAGTTCTGGGAAGCAATCGACGGTGTCGTCGGGGACGTCGACTCTGCGGCAGCGGGAAACAACGCCGATGCCTGAGCGCTTGCTCCGCGAGGGCTGGGCGAGGGTTGCCTTTGGTGATGTGGTTCAACTCAGTCACGCGCGCTCGGCCGACCCCGCCGGCGACGGGTACGATCGCTACGTCGGCCTTGAACACATCGAACCAAACGATTTGACGATTCGTCACTGGGGTCGAGTGGCAGACGGGACCACGTTCACGAACGTGTTCCGCGCAGGACAGACGCTCTTTGGCAAGAGGCGCGCCTATCAGCGGAAGATTGCCGTCGTCGACTTCGATGGAGTGTGCTCTGGGGACATCTATGTTCTTGAAACCAAGGACACAAAGCTCCTACCCGAACTCCTACCACTCCTCTGTCAGTCGGAGGATTTCTTCGCGCATGCGATTGGCACTTCAGCAGGATCCCTGTCCCCCCGAACTAACTGGGAGAGCCTCGCGAAGTACGAGTTCCTCCTGCCGCCACTCGACGAGCAGCGACAGATCGCGAGTCTCATCGAGGGAGCCCGAAGGCTCGAAGAAGCAACCGGTGAAGTGGTCAGGGCCTTAGCTGCGACTCTTAACAGTTGGTTGGAACACGAACTGGAAGTTCACGCGGTCAAAGGCCGAGCCCGCCCAGCCGCGGATTTGTTGGCTCGAGCGACCGTCGGAATCGTCGTCCGCCCTGCCTCGTGGTACGTACGCGACGGCGAGGGCATTCCTGCGCTGCGCTCTCTGAACGTCATTCCCAACAAGGTGGTCATGAAGGACCTCGTCTTTATCTCACGGGAGGGGCACGCCGAACACA includes:
- a CDS encoding class I SAM-dependent DNA methyltransferase, with translation MRSQLWNCADILRGSAVDRTDWKAYILPLLFFKRLCDVWDEETAEAVIAFGEADPALFPEAHRFQMPNGCHWRDVRAAAANVGAVLAHAMREIERANPESLYRVFGAADWGNRELLSDALLKDLIEALSVIPLGNDAVSTDILGDGYEYLIGRFADVTKRKKAGEFYTPRTVVRMMVDILDPKEGQTIYDPACGTGGMLLGAIEHVQRAGGDARTFFGKIYGQEKNLTTAAIARMNLVLHGIEDFQIVREDTLRSPAFMDSSTGGLATFDCVLANPPFSLKEWGFEVWEKDPWGRAVFGMPPDSYGDYAWVQHMVASMAPGTGRMAVVLPQGALFRKGAEGRIRQKLLEQDLVEAVIGLAPNLFYGTGLAGCVVLLRRAKPKREKGRVLIVDASTLFRKGRAQNHLEPVHAAQIVEWVRAFETIENRTKVVSVEEIKREDWTFSISRYVSAAPDETTPPLREAVAVLKVAVAECRVVEDRWREALTTGGWLK
- a CDS encoding restriction endonuclease subunit S, which codes for MPERLLREGWARVAFGDVVQLSHARSADPAGDGYDRYVGLEHIEPNDLTIRHWGRVADGTTFTNVFRAGQTLFGKRRAYQRKIAVVDFDGVCSGDIYVLETKDTKLLPELLPLLCQSEDFFAHAIGTSAGSLSPRTNWESLAKYEFLLPPLDEQRQIASLIEGARRLEEATGEVVRALAATLNSWLEHELEVHAVKGRARPAADLLARATVGIVVRPASWYVRDGEGIPALRSLNVIPNKVVMKDLVFISREGHAEHKKSRLCPGDVVIVRSGRPGDAAVIPEDAPEMNCIDLIICTPGPELLAQFFCAVLNSSYGRRQFAAGSAGTAQQHFNVEAVRKLLIPVPDLEAQSIFIRQFTKLKDTLDRAETRVQQVR
- a CDS encoding class I SAM-dependent DNA methyltransferase codes for the protein MSKAAERLSQQELESYLWGVATLLRGLIDAGDYKQYVFPLLFFKRLSDVWDEDYENALNETGDDAYARATAKERFDIPLGAHWSDVRAAPRDVGRALVNAFRAIETANSERLAGIFGNAAWTDKAQMPDATLKNLMEHLSKQCLGLAVVPEDQLGNAYEYLIKQFADDSGHTAQEFYTNRTLVHLMTQMLEPKPGERVYDPTVGTGGMLISALAEVRRRGGDPRTLGLYGQELINITAAIARMNLVLHGVEDFRIAVGNTLSSPAFVERDRLMTFDVVLANPPYSIKKWNREAWQNDAWGRNSLGTPPQGRADYAFLQHILRSMDANSGRCAILFPHGVLFRNEEAEMRRKLVESDLLECVLGLGPNLFYNSPMEACIVICRTRKGEERRHKVLFIDAVHEVARERALSFLTSANQKRILDAYAKFLDEPGFARVATTKEILDKNANLSIPRYVKPVSSGVPADHESLASAWLAFETSGREFWEAIDGVVGDVDSAAAGNNADA